The following coding sequences lie in one Zingiber officinale cultivar Zhangliang chromosome 2B, Zo_v1.1, whole genome shotgun sequence genomic window:
- the LOC122049698 gene encoding agmatine coumaroyltransferase-2-like, translating into MPVPEQTFPGSTPSRVRVVSSTLVKPLYDAGAGGPPPATDLRVRLSQFDKITYDTHIAVIYGFSPPVAVSTADIAFGLARALAHYRDWAGRLAFDVDVEDEPFVLLNDGGARFVEASSDAAFDRAALTKPSPALLALHPPIHPVGPELVQVQLTRFACGTLTVGFTAHHLVADGHAASNFLVAWGRATRGLPIGHPQVIYNRAALFPPRRPPRVEFEHRGAEFAARKMFGASKEDPRKDCVVVHRTHFGKQFLAGLKAKASATASGGDSRRRFTTFECLVAHLWRVTTRARGLDPRTTTEVRISVDGRARLRPPVPDEYFGNLVLWALPRSPAGDVSHRPLGHAATIVSDAISRVADDRYFRSFIDFASSPAVRAEDLETTADAVECVMSPHLEVHSWLRFPFHDVDFGAGHPFCFMPTYSPAEGMIVLLPSVAGDSAAGIEVYVALFDHNLPAFNQLCYQLD; encoded by the exons ATGCCGGTGCCGGAGCAAACTTTCCCGGGGTCCACTCCGTCGAGGGTTCGAGTGGTGAGCTCCACCCTCGTGAAGCCCCTCTACGATGCCGGCGCAGGCGGTCCACCGCCCGCGACCGACCTCCGCGTCCGCCTCAGCCAGTTCGACAAGATCACCTACGACACCCACATCGCCGTCATCTATGGCTTCTCCCCTCCGGTGGCCGTCTCCACTGCCGACATCGCCTTCGGCCTCGCCCGCGCCCTCGCCCACTACCGCGACTGGGCCGGCCGCCTCGCCTTCGACGTCGACGTTGAGGACGAGCCGTTCGTCCTCCTCAACGACGGCGGTGCTCGGTTCGTGGAGGCTTCTTCGGACGCCGCCTTCGACCGGGCGGCGCTGACGAAGCCTTCGCCGGCGCTGCTAGCCCTGCACCCGCCGATCCACCCGGTGGGCCCCGAGCTGGTGCAGGTCCAGCTCACGAGGTTCGCGTGCGGGACCCTCACCGTGGGGTTCACGGCTCACCACCTAGTCGCCGACGGCCACGCGGCGAGCAACTTCCTCGTCGCCTGGGGCCGCGCCACGCGCGGGCTCCCGATTGGTCACCCTCAAGTTATTTACAACCGCGCGGCGCTCTTCCCGCCGCGGCGGCCGCCGCGCGTCGAGTTCGAGCACCGCGGCGCGGAGTTCGCCGCGAGGAAGATGTTCGGGGCTTCCAAGGAGGACCCCCGCAAGGACTGCGTGGTGGTGCACCGCACCCATTTCGGGAAGCAATTCCTCGCCGGACTCAAGGCCAAGGCGTCCGCCACCGCCAGCGGCGGCGACTCGAGGCGGCGGTTCACCACGTTCGAGTGCCTGGTGGCCCACCTGTGGCGCGTCACTACCCGCGCACGCGGCCTCGACCCGCGGACGACCACTGAG GTGCGGATCTCGGTGGACGGCCGCGCCCGCCTCCGGCCGCCCGTCCCCGACGAATACTTCGGCAACCTCGTCCTGTGGGCCCTCCCCAGATCTCCGGCCGGCGATGTGTCCCATCGCCCTCTGGGCCACGCCGCCACCATCGTGAGCGACGCCATCTCCCGTGTCGCCGACGACCGCTACTTCCGCTCCTTCATCGACTTCGCCAGCTCGCCTGCGGTGCGGGCGGAGGACCTGGAGACGACCGCGGACGCCGTAGAGTGTGTCATGAGCCCCCACCTCGAGGTGCACAGCTGGCTCCGCTTCCCCTTCCACGACGTCGACTTCGGCGCCGGCCACCCATTCTGCTTCATGCCGACCTACTCGCCGGCCGAGGGGATGATAGTACTCCTTCCGTCCGTCGCCGGAGACTCCGCCGCCGGCATCGAAGTCTACGTGGCGCTCTTCGACCACAACTTGCCCGCCTTTAACCAACTCTGTTATCAACTCGACTAA